A single genomic interval of Paludisphaera mucosa harbors:
- a CDS encoding PDDEXK nuclease domain-containing protein, which produces MSKARKPAAPQAAGLTFEGLVLSISDVDHDLGVQAGRAVNISLTLRNWLIGLYIAEYEMQGADRARYGEKLLANLSARLVGAGVSRAEERELRRYRKFYETYPRIRESLPPELAERVISQTAGPTAMIRESATPESGPDGKALISSLSFTHIVELLAIGEATKRSFYEAECIRGNWSVRELKRQIASLYFERSGLSHDRAKLSGLAHASAERATPGLTVRDPYIFEFLGLRPREVMSESHLEDQLLDRLQEFLLELGHGFCFEARQKRILIGDVHYFIDLVFYHRILKCHVLIELKLQEFNHENIGQLNTYVSWYAKNVRGEGDGPPIGILLCTQKDHALAEYALAGMDNQLFVSKYQLHLPRREELQEEVERTLKEGS; this is translated from the coding sequence ATGAGCAAGGCCAGGAAGCCCGCCGCGCCCCAAGCCGCCGGCTTGACCTTCGAGGGCCTCGTCCTGTCGATCAGCGACGTCGACCACGATCTCGGCGTCCAGGCCGGGCGCGCCGTCAACATCAGCCTCACGCTCCGCAACTGGCTCATCGGCCTCTACATCGCCGAGTACGAGATGCAAGGCGCGGATCGCGCGCGGTACGGCGAGAAACTCCTCGCGAATCTATCGGCCCGCCTGGTCGGGGCCGGCGTCAGCCGGGCCGAGGAGCGAGAACTTCGACGCTACCGGAAGTTCTACGAGACGTATCCTCGGATCCGGGAGTCGCTGCCTCCCGAATTGGCGGAGCGCGTGATCTCCCAGACGGCCGGGCCGACCGCCATGATCCGGGAGTCGGCGACTCCCGAATCCGGCCCGGACGGGAAGGCGTTGATCTCCAGCCTGTCGTTCACGCACATCGTCGAGCTGCTGGCGATAGGTGAAGCAACCAAACGTTCCTTCTACGAGGCGGAGTGCATCCGGGGCAACTGGTCTGTACGCGAGTTGAAGAGGCAGATCGCTTCGCTCTACTTCGAGCGCTCCGGGCTGTCGCACGACCGGGCGAAGCTGTCGGGGCTCGCCCACGCCTCCGCGGAGCGGGCGACGCCCGGCCTGACGGTTCGCGATCCTTACATCTTCGAATTCCTCGGCCTCAGGCCGAGGGAAGTGATGAGCGAATCTCATCTCGAGGATCAGCTCCTGGACAGGCTGCAGGAGTTCCTGCTCGAGCTCGGCCACGGATTCTGCTTCGAGGCCCGCCAGAAACGCATCCTCATCGGCGACGTGCACTATTTCATCGACCTCGTGTTCTACCATCGCATCCTGAAGTGCCACGTGCTCATCGAGCTCAAGCTCCAAGAATTCAACCACGAGAACATCGGCCAGCTCAACACCTACGTGAGCTGGTACGCGAAGAACGTGAGGGGTGAGGGCGACGGCCCGCCGATCGGCATCCTCCTCTGCACGCAGAAGGACCACGCCCTGGCGGAATACGCCCTGGCGGGGATGGACAACCAGCTCTTCGTGTCGAAATACCAGCTCCACCTGCCTCGACGCGAGGAGTTGCAGGAGGAAGTGGAGCGGACGCTCAAGGAGGGGTCGTGA
- a CDS encoding type II toxin-antitoxin system HigB family toxin yields the protein MRAWYKLTEAMVWANFGELQQTFRAADKVGNCFVFDVGGNHYRIIAKVDFARAIVFIKRVMDHKEYDRDLWPDQCGCHEPDPPGKSKAGAVASPKEKPEGKALKRGGRR from the coding sequence ATGAGAGCCTGGTACAAGCTCACCGAGGCCATGGTCTGGGCCAACTTCGGAGAACTCCAGCAGACGTTCCGCGCGGCCGACAAGGTAGGCAATTGCTTCGTCTTCGACGTCGGCGGCAATCACTATCGGATCATCGCCAAGGTCGATTTCGCCCGAGCCATCGTGTTCATCAAACGGGTGATGGACCACAAGGAATACGACAGGGATCTATGGCCCGACCAATGCGGGTGCCATGAGCCCGACCCGCCCGGGAAATCCAAGGCGGGGGCGGTCGCGTCGCCGAAAGAGAAGCCTGAGGGCAAGGCCCTTAAGAGAGGTGGAAGACGATGA
- a CDS encoding helix-turn-helix domain-containing protein, with protein sequence MTIKKGSRAKVPKRHEAAGLPASSGGMAKAKRMKPTASLTPPFHLRNYLALVKKFPLQPIRDDAHLGEALATVETLMCRDLDEGAESYLAVLTGLVEAYEAGTRPIPDASEADVLGLLMEQKGVSQTDLRDEVGISQSTVSAVLRGARNLTKSQVVDLARFFKVPPAVFLPRT encoded by the coding sequence ATGACGATCAAGAAAGGATCACGGGCCAAGGTCCCGAAGCGGCACGAGGCCGCCGGCCTTCCAGCCTCGTCCGGCGGGATGGCGAAGGCGAAGCGTATGAAGCCGACGGCGTCCCTCACGCCCCCCTTCCACCTTCGGAACTATCTCGCCCTGGTGAAGAAGTTCCCGCTGCAACCCATCCGGGACGACGCCCACCTCGGCGAGGCGTTGGCGACGGTCGAGACTCTGATGTGTCGGGACCTGGACGAGGGCGCGGAATCGTATCTGGCCGTCCTCACGGGCCTCGTCGAGGCTTACGAGGCCGGGACGCGCCCGATCCCGGACGCCTCCGAGGCCGACGTCCTCGGCTTGCTGATGGAGCAAAAAGGGGTCAGCCAGACCGACCTCCGGGACGAGGTCGGCATCTCGCAGTCCACCGTCTCCGCCGTACTTCGCGGCGCCCGAAACCTCACCAAGTCCCAAGTCGTCGACCTCGCTCGCTTCTTCAAGGTTCCGCCGGCGGTCTTCCTGCCGAGGACATGA